The sequence TGCAGTAATAATTACATTGGTAATTGTATGGGCAATCATAAAAACAATTGCAGAATTAAAATATAAAAAAGCAATGGAATATCTGAAAAACAACAAAATTGACAATTGCTTAAAATATTTAAACCAATCGTTATACTTATTGAGAGATTATGATGAGGATTCCTACTTTGATATGGACTTTGCAAATAAAATAATCTCTATAAGAAACAATTTAAAACTTATTCAAAAGGCAAATGATTATTACAATTCAGGAAACTACAAAGAAGCATTAAAACTATACGAAGAAATGGCAAAAGAATACCCCAATTTAAAAGGGTTATTTAAAAATAAGTATCAAAAATTAAAATCACAAATTGAAAAACAATTCAAAGAAGAATTGAAGGAGATAGATGAATTATTCAGAAATAATGAAATAAATGACGCTTTAAAAAAATATAAGCAATTATTAAACAAATATCCAGAGTTTGAAAACCAAATAAAGCCAAAAATCCAAAAATGTGAAGAAATATTAAAAAATCCGCCGATAGAGGCATTGCTATCAAAGGCAAAAAAATACTCATCAGAGGCATTGGATTTATTCAACCAAAATAAACTAAAAGAAGCAATAAACATGTGGAAAGAGGCGATTAAACAATATGAAAACGCAGGAGAAATTGCAATATTAAAGGAAGATGAAAACATAATCAACTCAATAAATAAAAACATAAAGGCATTGGTCCACAATATCCTAAAAGCAGAAATCAAACTAATAAATGACAAATTGGGACGGTTATGATGGGACTATTTAATAGATAAAATTTTAAAATTTATAAATAGGAAAATTTTTATATTTATTGATATGAATTAAGGTCATGATGTATTGGTGGGGTTGGGATGTTTGAATATATTATTGAACTCATATCCATCGTAATAAGCATAAAAATACTAACGAAAATTGGTAATTATCTTAAAGGCAGAAAAATTTTTGAAAATGATGGATGGTTTGTTAAATTTGTATGGTGGTGGGTTTGTTATTTAGTAATGTACTATGTTTGGGCGATATTGGCAAATATGTTTGGATATGGCAATAGACCAAACGAATGGGAAATGTTAATATTATTCTCTTCAGTATGTGGATTTTCAAGTAGGTACTATGGAAAAGTTGGTTTTGGGTTATTATTGATATTTACATTTTTAGTAGGGGCTGGGGGGCCAAATACCCTTCTGAGAGTTATTACCGCCATGTTGTTCTTTTTTATTACTCGATATTATGATTATGGTGAAAACATAGAAAGTGGATCATCACATATAGATAACACCACATATAAGGATGAGTTGGATTTACTCAATTACTATT is a genomic window of Methanotorris formicicus Mc-S-70 containing:
- a CDS encoding tetratricopeptide repeat protein; the protein is MFEFLHQNPIVDFFAQFGLLGFIVYMVLVYGGLFWIGIELKNRGIFEYLFLRLIYAVILTVVVMIAFGIIVTISGISIECLFFMVIIIGVITLGILWAISGVTTTAIALIIAIIVALIIVNETKLLTVEIAIFGIFWVIKGETFAKIVLGTMEKIAERIAWEIVVITTVVIILAISGVIVLLSIETSTLGIVWAIAGGVASGITVGIAVIITLVIVWAIIKTIAELKYKKAMEYLKNNKIDNCLKYLNQSLYLLRDYDEDSYFDMDFANKIISIRNNLKLIQKANDYYNSGNYKEALKLYEEMAKEYPNLKGLFKNKYQKLKSQIEKQFKEELKEIDELFRNNEINDALKKYKQLLNKYPEFENQIKPKIQKCEEILKNPPIEALLSKAKKYSSEALDLFNQNKLKEAINMWKEAIKQYENAGEIAILKEDENIINSINKNIKALVHNILKAEIKLINDKLGRL